A stretch of Amycolatopsis balhimycina FH 1894 DNA encodes these proteins:
- a CDS encoding HAMP domain-containing sensor histidine kinase has product MNLRSKLAIAFAGVGAAAAILVGVFSYQAASQRINAELDRSLLTTSAEIAAGATQVLAPSPVTRGPDDDDHDEAQPMVAQAIAPDGTVRQLGGRPVPLPVGGDDRTLAAAGVLADHRYTNFTAGRDDYRVITVALGPGRGAVQLAVDVDESRYVLKGLAARITGVSALVLAVAALAGWLLARQITRRLVRLTDVTEQVSDGRLDDVAVPTGGRDEVGRLATSFDRMLGRLADARADQDRLVQDAAHELRTPLTSLRTNASVLRRFAELTPESRARLLDDVDGETRELTHLVDELVELATRRYEAEEPAPVELGEIVDRAAERVRRRWGRAVTVETDASTLTGQAKALERAVTNLLENAVKFAPGGPIEAVVRDGRVEVLDRGPGIGDDDAPRVFDRFHRADGARGLPGSGLGLAIVREIALAHGGSVFAGPRPGGGAVVGFTVGADLLLPNSHPGHVDG; this is encoded by the coding sequence GTGAACCTGCGCAGCAAGCTCGCCATCGCCTTCGCCGGCGTCGGTGCGGCGGCGGCGATCCTCGTCGGGGTCTTCAGCTACCAGGCCGCGTCCCAGCGCATCAACGCCGAACTCGACCGGTCGCTGCTCACGACCTCGGCGGAAATCGCGGCCGGGGCGACGCAGGTGCTCGCGCCGAGCCCGGTCACCCGCGGCCCCGATGACGACGACCACGACGAGGCCCAGCCGATGGTGGCGCAGGCGATCGCGCCGGACGGGACCGTCCGCCAGCTCGGCGGCCGCCCGGTGCCCCTCCCCGTCGGCGGCGACGACCGGACGCTGGCCGCGGCCGGCGTTCTCGCCGACCACCGCTACACGAACTTCACCGCCGGGCGCGACGACTACCGGGTCATCACCGTGGCCCTCGGGCCCGGCCGCGGCGCCGTCCAGCTCGCCGTCGACGTCGACGAGTCCCGGTACGTCCTGAAGGGACTGGCCGCCCGGATCACCGGCGTCAGCGCGCTGGTACTGGCCGTCGCGGCCCTGGCCGGCTGGCTGCTGGCCCGGCAGATCACCCGGCGGCTGGTCCGGCTGACCGACGTCACCGAACAGGTCAGCGACGGCCGCCTCGACGACGTCGCCGTGCCCACCGGCGGCCGTGACGAGGTGGGCAGGCTCGCCACGTCGTTCGACCGGATGCTGGGCCGGCTCGCCGACGCCCGCGCCGACCAGGACCGCCTGGTCCAGGACGCCGCCCACGAGCTGCGGACGCCCCTGACCAGCCTCCGCACCAACGCCAGCGTCCTGCGCCGGTTCGCCGAGCTCACCCCCGAATCGCGGGCCCGCCTGCTCGACGACGTCGACGGGGAGACCCGCGAGCTGACCCACCTGGTCGACGAACTCGTCGAACTGGCCACCCGCCGCTACGAGGCCGAGGAACCGGCGCCGGTGGAGCTGGGCGAGATCGTCGACCGCGCCGCCGAACGCGTCCGGCGGCGGTGGGGACGCGCCGTCACGGTCGAAACCGACGCGTCCACGCTGACCGGCCAGGCGAAGGCGCTCGAGCGCGCGGTGACGAATCTGCTGGAAAACGCGGTCAAGTTCGCGCCCGGCGGCCCGATCGAAGCCGTCGTGCGCGACGGCCGCGTGGAAGTCCTCGACCGCGGCCCCGGCATCGGCGACGACGACGCGCCCCGGGTGTTCGACCGCTTCCACCGTGCCGACGGCGCCCGCGGCCTGCCGGGTTCCGGGCTCGGGCTGGCCATCGTGCGGGAAATCGCGCTCGCCCACGGCGGGTCCGTCTTCGCCGGGCCGCGCCCGGGTGGCGGCGCCGTGGTCGGGTTCACCGTCGGTGCCGATCTTCTCTTACCGAACTCTCACCCGGGTCACGTCGACGGCTAA
- a CDS encoding ferredoxin reductase family protein, translated as MSATVVTRRAARPAVRVWWRDAAGLTAWFSVLFVVALWVSGRGLQDLGTGFFTSAGRLAGLLSADLLLLQLLLMARIPWVERGYGQDRLARWHRIAGFTSITLLAAHLVLITLGYAVTDRSDVLSEAWALVTTYPGMLLAAAGTAALGMVAVTSVRAARRRLRYESWHLLHLYAYLGAGLALPHQLWTGADFTASPVATAFWWTAYAAAAGAVLVFRVGRPVWLNARHRLVVEQVVPEGPGVVSVYLRGRDLDRLPVAAGQFFVWRFAGPGWTRGKPFSLSAAPDGHRLRITAKDLGEGSRRPATLRPGTPALFEGPYGRLTETVLKGHKVALFASGIGITPLRALLDELPYRPGDAVLFHRAGRPEDLLFRDELEELAARRGVRIHYLLGHRSPGRASWLPAGYAPVPDEQVLRHLVPGIADHDVYVCGPDGWTGAVVDSARRAGVPAGRVHSERFAW; from the coding sequence ATGTCCGCCACCGTCGTCACCCGCCGCGCCGCCCGGCCCGCGGTGCGGGTGTGGTGGCGCGACGCCGCCGGGCTCACGGCCTGGTTCAGCGTGCTGTTCGTGGTCGCGCTCTGGGTGTCCGGCCGCGGCCTGCAGGATCTCGGCACCGGCTTCTTCACCTCGGCCGGGCGGCTCGCCGGGTTGCTGTCGGCCGACCTCCTGCTCCTGCAGCTGCTGCTCATGGCGCGGATCCCGTGGGTGGAACGCGGCTACGGCCAGGACCGGCTCGCCCGGTGGCACCGGATCGCCGGCTTCACGTCGATCACGCTGCTGGCCGCGCACCTGGTGCTCATCACCCTCGGCTACGCCGTCACCGACCGGTCGGACGTGCTATCCGAGGCCTGGGCGCTGGTGACGACCTATCCCGGCATGCTCCTGGCGGCCGCCGGGACCGCCGCGCTGGGCATGGTCGCCGTGACGTCGGTGCGCGCGGCCCGGCGGCGGCTGCGCTACGAGTCCTGGCACCTGCTGCACCTCTACGCCTACCTCGGCGCCGGTCTCGCCCTGCCGCACCAGCTGTGGACGGGCGCCGACTTCACGGCCTCACCGGTCGCGACCGCGTTCTGGTGGACCGCTTACGCCGCCGCGGCCGGCGCCGTGCTCGTGTTCCGCGTCGGACGGCCGGTGTGGCTCAACGCGCGGCACCGGCTCGTCGTCGAGCAGGTCGTGCCCGAAGGCCCGGGCGTCGTGTCGGTGTACCTGCGCGGCCGCGACCTCGACCGGCTGCCCGTCGCGGCGGGCCAGTTCTTCGTCTGGCGGTTCGCCGGGCCCGGCTGGACGCGCGGCAAGCCGTTCTCGCTCTCGGCCGCGCCGGACGGGCACCGGCTGCGGATCACCGCGAAGGACCTCGGCGAGGGCAGCCGCCGGCCGGCCACCCTGCGCCCCGGCACGCCCGCGCTGTTCGAAGGCCCGTACGGCCGGCTGACCGAAACTGTCCTCAAAGGACACAAGGTCGCCCTGTTCGCGTCCGGGATCGGGATCACGCCGCTGCGCGCGCTCCTCGACGAACTCCCCTACCGCCCCGGTGACGCGGTGCTGTTCCACCGCGCCGGCCGCCCGGAGGACCTGCTCTTCCGCGACGAACTCGAAGAACTCGCCGCCCGCCGCGGCGTCCGCATCCACTACCTGCTCGGCCACCGCTCGCCCGGCCGCGCGTCCTGGCTGCCCGCCGGGTACGCCCCCGTGCCCGACGAGCAGGTGCTGCGCCACCTGGTGCCCGGCATCGCCGACCACGACGTCTACGTCTGCGGCCCGGACGGCTGGACCGGCGCCGTGGTCGACAGCGCACGCCGCGCCGGCGTCCCCGCCGGCCGCGTCCACTCCGAGCGGTTCGCCTGGTAG
- a CDS encoding FMN-binding protein, giving the protein MRRIAIALAATVSVVVLLFSYRTSTDSTPVATSGPAEPSGTSSGTSAGGDGTFTGDAADTRYGPVQVRITVAGGKITDAQAIEYPQESGRDVRINSTAVPALNQETLQAQSAQIDTVSGATYTSEGYRHSLQSAIDQAHR; this is encoded by the coding sequence ATGCGCAGGATCGCCATCGCCCTCGCGGCGACCGTGTCCGTCGTCGTGCTGCTGTTCAGCTACCGCACCAGCACGGACTCCACGCCCGTGGCCACGAGCGGTCCGGCCGAGCCGTCCGGCACCTCGTCCGGGACTTCCGCCGGCGGCGACGGGACGTTCACCGGCGACGCCGCCGACACCCGCTACGGACCGGTCCAGGTCCGGATCACCGTCGCCGGCGGCAAGATCACCGACGCCCAGGCCATCGAATATCCCCAGGAAAGCGGCCGCGACGTCCGGATCAACTCCACCGCCGTGCCGGCGCTGAACCAGGAGACGCTGCAGGCCCAAAGCGCGCAGATCGACACCGTCAGCGGCGCCACCTACACCTCCGAGGGCTACCGGCATTCGCTGCAGTCGGCGATCGACCAGGCCCACCGCTGA
- a CDS encoding DUF2231 domain-containing protein, with protein MTTVDGLPAHILLVHAIVVLLPLSALLLVLTALWPAARAKLAGPNAILAVLVVVLVPITTDAGEWLERRVARSPLVRTHTELGDTAIWVAIPVAVLALLVWWRQRETGTKSRRTFLGPASKAVTVVLAVLSLAAAGAAVFDIYRIGDSGAQAGWEGQFSSAPAAGR; from the coding sequence ATGACGACCGTCGACGGCCTGCCCGCCCACATCCTGCTCGTGCACGCGATCGTCGTGCTGCTGCCCCTTTCCGCCCTGCTCCTGGTGCTCACCGCCCTGTGGCCGGCCGCGCGCGCCAAGCTCGCCGGGCCGAACGCGATCCTGGCGGTGCTGGTGGTGGTCCTCGTCCCGATCACCACCGACGCGGGTGAATGGCTCGAACGGCGGGTCGCGCGGTCGCCGTTGGTGCGCACCCACACCGAACTCGGCGACACCGCGATCTGGGTGGCGATCCCGGTGGCCGTGCTGGCCCTGCTGGTGTGGTGGCGGCAGCGGGAGACCGGGACGAAATCCCGCCGCACGTTCCTCGGTCCGGCGTCGAAGGCGGTCACGGTGGTGCTCGCGGTGCTGTCCCTCGCGGCCGCCGGGGCGGCGGTCTTCGACATCTACCGCATCGGCGACTCCGGCGCCCAAGCCGGCTGGGAGGGCCAGTTCAGCAGCGCACCGGCGGCGGGCCGCTGA
- a CDS encoding peptidoglycan-binding domain-containing protein, producing the protein MQWRQAGRGATIGVLAAGMLAVSATAAFADIVRGNNGQAVWCVQHVVHTYNGISVGPKGEDSDFGGNTERGVKTYQRRMGVDDDGRVGPITGHVMFQDVNNVRRIARQTGETDLFNDTGRWLNLCPPASSVFQ; encoded by the coding sequence ATGCAGTGGAGGCAGGCCGGACGGGGAGCGACGATCGGGGTCCTCGCGGCCGGGATGCTGGCGGTTTCCGCCACGGCCGCGTTCGCGGACATCGTGCGGGGGAACAACGGACAAGCGGTGTGGTGTGTCCAGCACGTCGTGCACACCTACAACGGGATCAGCGTCGGTCCCAAAGGGGAGGACTCGGACTTCGGCGGCAACACCGAGCGCGGCGTGAAGACCTACCAGCGGCGGATGGGGGTCGACGACGACGGCCGGGTGGGCCCGATCACCGGTCACGTGATGTTCCAGGACGTCAACAACGTCCGCCGTATCGCGAGGCAGACGGGCGAGACGGACCTCTTCAACGACACCGGCCGCTGGCTGAACCTGTGCCCGCCCGCGTCGAGCGTCTTCCAGTGA
- a CDS encoding tetratricopeptide repeat protein: protein MDEPARDGYSAVTFTAPPAPGAATTLDELVDRLRLLKSWAGSPSYETIKERVNQEWTASGRPASELAGKTTVVDLFRSGRRRVNTDLIVAVVRALHPDAGYAAQWHQALRVIGGESTAAAQVRVQDALPRDIAEFTGRAAELEELGRLLGDQDGGAVVISAIEGMAGVGKTLLAVHAGHLLSRRQPFDRVLFANLRGFHPDPAQPPASPAAVLDGFLRLLGVSGQEIPHAPDARRTLYRKLLSGIRALVVLDNAADAAQVRPLLPGSAGCVTLVTSRRSLAELHPAVHLEVDVFAPAEAVRFLRRAAPHVPVGDDAQAATRIAERCGHLPLALGLVAGHLRAKPGWTLTDHADWLDERHRDRRLDTGVELALQLSYRDLPPDRQRLLRLLALHPGQDVDAYAAAALAGTGLGTARTHLRHLRDDHLLQEITPGRYTFHDLVRVHATTRAHDEDRPADRRTALTRLFDHYLAATTTAMNTLHPAQAHQRPRVAPAGTPAPPLSDPDDARAWLDAERPTLVAVSAHTATHGWPAHTVRLSRVLHRYLQGGHHTDAVAVHGHAHQAARQTGDPAEQAHALTDLGVAHWRLGRHEEATEYLRQAMELFRRTTDAAGQARTLNSLGIIADLSGHCQTAVEHYATALSLLRRTGDRDSEARTLTNLSIVEGRLGRHRSAAGHCTQALVLARRIGDRDSEAHALNNLGDVELRSGRALPAGRHLRQALALFRQLGNRSGEAWTLDLLGTFHLRRGKQAEAAECHERALAIFRDTGDRDGEASALNSRGEAANTTGHPADALTHHTAAHAIATEIDAREQQARAHTGLGRAHHALGRPDQAREHYRQALDLYTALGTPEADEVRAHLGTLASSR from the coding sequence ATGGACGAACCGGCCAGAGACGGGTATTCCGCGGTCACCTTCACCGCGCCACCCGCCCCGGGCGCCGCCACCACCCTCGACGAGCTCGTCGACCGGTTGCGGCTGCTGAAGTCCTGGGCCGGTTCCCCGTCCTACGAGACCATCAAGGAGCGGGTCAACCAGGAGTGGACCGCCTCGGGCCGGCCGGCGAGCGAGCTGGCGGGCAAGACCACCGTCGTGGACCTCTTCCGGTCCGGCCGGCGCCGGGTGAACACCGATCTGATCGTGGCGGTGGTCCGGGCACTGCACCCGGACGCGGGCTACGCGGCTCAATGGCACCAGGCGCTCCGTGTCATCGGCGGGGAAAGCACGGCGGCGGCCCAGGTCCGGGTCCAGGACGCCCTGCCGCGGGACATCGCCGAGTTCACCGGCCGCGCCGCCGAGCTCGAGGAGCTCGGCCGGCTCCTGGGCGACCAGGACGGTGGCGCGGTGGTGATCTCCGCGATCGAGGGCATGGCCGGCGTCGGCAAGACGCTGCTCGCCGTCCACGCCGGCCATCTGCTCAGCCGGCGGCAGCCGTTCGACCGGGTGCTGTTCGCCAACCTGCGCGGCTTCCACCCCGACCCGGCCCAGCCACCCGCCTCCCCGGCCGCCGTCCTCGACGGCTTTCTCCGCCTGCTCGGCGTGTCCGGGCAGGAGATCCCGCACGCACCGGACGCCCGCCGCACGCTCTACCGCAAGCTGCTCAGCGGCATCCGCGCCCTGGTCGTGCTGGACAACGCCGCGGACGCCGCCCAGGTCCGGCCGCTGCTCCCCGGCTCCGCCGGCTGCGTCACCCTGGTCACCAGCCGGCGCAGCCTCGCCGAGCTGCACCCGGCGGTCCACCTCGAAGTGGACGTGTTCGCCCCCGCCGAGGCCGTCCGGTTCCTGCGCCGGGCCGCACCCCACGTCCCGGTCGGCGACGACGCCCAGGCCGCCACCCGGATCGCCGAACGCTGCGGGCACCTGCCACTGGCCCTCGGGCTCGTCGCCGGGCACCTGCGCGCCAAACCCGGCTGGACGCTGACCGATCACGCCGACTGGCTCGACGAACGCCACCGGGACCGGCGCCTGGACACCGGCGTCGAACTCGCCCTACAGCTGTCCTACCGGGACCTGCCGCCCGACCGGCAGCGCCTGCTGCGGCTGCTGGCCCTGCACCCCGGCCAGGACGTGGACGCCTACGCCGCCGCGGCTCTGGCCGGCACCGGCCTCGGCACCGCCCGCACCCATCTGCGCCACCTGCGCGACGACCACCTGCTGCAGGAGATCACGCCCGGCCGGTACACCTTCCACGACCTGGTGCGCGTCCACGCCACCACCCGGGCCCACGACGAAGACCGCCCGGCCGACCGCCGCACCGCGCTCACCCGCCTCTTCGACCACTACCTCGCCGCCACCACCACGGCCATGAACACCCTGCACCCCGCGCAGGCCCACCAGCGCCCGCGGGTCGCCCCGGCCGGCACCCCGGCCCCGCCGCTGAGCGACCCGGACGACGCCCGCGCCTGGCTGGACGCCGAACGCCCCACGCTGGTCGCCGTCTCCGCCCACACCGCCACCCACGGCTGGCCGGCCCACACCGTCCGGCTCTCCCGCGTGCTGCACCGCTACCTCCAGGGCGGCCACCACACCGACGCCGTGGCCGTGCACGGCCACGCCCACCAAGCCGCCCGGCAGACCGGCGACCCGGCCGAGCAGGCGCACGCGCTGACCGACCTCGGCGTCGCCCACTGGCGACTGGGCAGGCACGAGGAGGCGACCGAGTACCTCCGGCAGGCCATGGAGCTGTTCCGGCGGACCACGGACGCGGCCGGCCAGGCCCGCACGCTCAACAGCCTCGGCATCATCGCGGACCTCTCCGGGCACTGCCAGACGGCCGTCGAGCACTACGCGACGGCGTTGTCCCTGCTGCGCCGGACCGGCGACCGGGACAGTGAAGCCCGCACGCTGACCAACCTCAGCATCGTCGAGGGGCGGCTGGGCCGCCATCGGTCGGCGGCGGGCCACTGCACCCAGGCATTGGTCCTGGCCCGCCGGATCGGCGACCGGGACAGCGAGGCCCACGCGCTGAACAACCTCGGTGACGTCGAGCTCCGGTCGGGGCGGGCCCTGCCGGCGGGCCGCCACCTCCGGCAGGCACTGGCGCTCTTCCGGCAACTCGGCAACCGCAGCGGCGAAGCCTGGACGCTGGACCTGCTCGGGACGTTCCACCTCCGCCGCGGCAAGCAGGCCGAAGCCGCCGAATGCCACGAGCGGGCCCTCGCGATCTTCCGCGACACCGGCGACCGGGACGGCGAGGCGTCGGCGCTCAACAGCCGTGGCGAAGCCGCGAACACCACCGGCCACCCCGCCGACGCGCTCACCCACCACACGGCCGCCCACGCCATCGCCACCGAGATCGACGCGCGCGAACAGCAGGCCCGCGCCCACACCGGCCTCGGCCGCGCCCACCACGCCCTCGGCCGGCCGGACCAGGCCCGTGAGCACTACCGGCAGGCACTCGACCTCTACACCGCCCTCGGCACGCCCGAAGCCGACGAGGTCCGTGCCCACCTCGGCACTCTCGCCTCCAGCCGGTGA
- a CDS encoding DUF4230 domain-containing protein yields MGAWGKRLVVMAVAVVVLAAAVLVASAVHLLPQLRNPFAERTEEHSGPVLLQSIVELSRYEAASGSFQVVVDITTSSVLPSFLVGSDTLFIGVGTENAYVDFARLKGDAVKVSDDRLSATITLGHAQLEPATLDVHESHVYAQQQGLFTRINDFLSGNPNSQQALYELAQKQIEGAAAKSTLVADAERNTRTMLIGLLHSLGFKNVTVNYADNATG; encoded by the coding sequence ATGGGTGCTTGGGGCAAGCGGCTCGTCGTCATGGCGGTGGCAGTGGTGGTCCTGGCCGCGGCGGTCCTCGTCGCATCGGCCGTTCACCTGTTACCCCAGCTGCGCAACCCGTTCGCCGAACGGACCGAGGAGCACTCCGGTCCGGTGCTGCTGCAGTCGATCGTCGAGCTCTCGCGCTACGAGGCCGCCAGCGGCTCGTTCCAGGTGGTCGTCGACATCACGACGAGCTCGGTCCTGCCCAGCTTCCTCGTGGGCAGCGACACGCTGTTCATCGGAGTCGGCACGGAAAACGCGTACGTGGACTTCGCCCGGCTGAAGGGCGACGCCGTCAAGGTGTCCGACGACCGCCTGTCCGCCACGATCACCTTGGGCCACGCCCAGCTGGAGCCGGCGACGCTGGACGTGCACGAGTCCCATGTGTACGCCCAGCAGCAGGGCCTGTTCACCCGGATCAACGACTTCCTCAGCGGGAACCCCAACTCCCAGCAGGCGCTGTACGAGCTCGCCCAGAAACAGATCGAGGGGGCGGCCGCGAAAAGCACGCTGGTGGCCGATGCGGAGCGGAACACCAGGACGATGCTGATCGGCTTGCTGCACTCACTCGGCTTCAAGAACGTCACCGTGAACTACGCCGACAACGCCACCGGCTGA
- the uppS gene encoding polyprenyl diphosphate synthase, producing MLPVLVQRIVYGIYTHRLRKQLVGAELPEHVGIIMDGNRRWARQMGMADPSIGHKYGAEHVETVLSWCERAGVKHVTVYLCSTENLARREDAEVSYLMQLIEQVITDKLAQPDAGWQVHVAGTLDALPDTTAHALKNAVEVTRDCGTGHHITLAIGYGGRQEVVDALRALLTEHAAAGTLDELAGTITMEDVSRHLYTAGQPDPDLVIRTSGEQRLSNFLVWQSAYSELYFCDTFWPAFREVDFLRALRSYARRNRRYGG from the coding sequence GTGCTGCCTGTGCTGGTCCAGCGAATCGTCTACGGGATCTACACGCACCGGCTGCGAAAACAGCTCGTGGGCGCCGAACTGCCGGAGCACGTCGGGATCATCATGGACGGCAACCGCCGGTGGGCGCGCCAGATGGGCATGGCCGACCCGAGCATCGGCCACAAGTACGGCGCCGAACACGTCGAAACCGTGCTCTCCTGGTGCGAGCGGGCGGGCGTGAAGCACGTGACGGTCTACCTGTGCTCGACCGAGAACCTCGCCCGCCGCGAAGACGCCGAGGTGTCGTACCTGATGCAGCTGATCGAGCAGGTGATCACCGACAAGCTCGCCCAGCCGGACGCCGGCTGGCAGGTCCACGTCGCCGGCACCCTCGACGCCTTGCCGGACACCACCGCGCACGCCCTGAAGAACGCCGTCGAAGTCACGCGCGACTGCGGCACGGGCCACCACATCACCCTGGCGATCGGCTACGGCGGCCGCCAGGAGGTGGTCGACGCGCTGCGCGCCCTGCTGACCGAACACGCCGCCGCCGGGACGCTGGACGAGCTGGCCGGCACCATCACCATGGAGGACGTCTCGCGGCACCTGTACACCGCCGGGCAGCCCGACCCCGACCTGGTGATCCGGACCAGCGGCGAGCAGCGGCTGTCCAACTTCCTGGTCTGGCAGAGCGCCTACTCCGAGCTGTACTTCTGCGACACGTTCTGGCCGGCCTTCCGCGAGGTCGACTTCCTCCGCGCCCTGCGCAGTTACGCGCGGCGGAACCGTCGTTACGGCGGCTGA
- a CDS encoding ATP-binding protein encodes MPDETEGSSTSPPWSLDLRGTSAPVLVQVRRWAARTLDRVGDAHLGDVLLVVTELVTNAYDHGRGPSEIRMAYTPQPCRVRVEVDDGCSAHPVVANPSLTTPGGRGMLMVEKLAAAWGVREHRETGGKTVWAEVACDGAGAEPGG; translated from the coding sequence ATGCCCGACGAGACGGAGGGCAGCAGCACGTCGCCTCCGTGGTCACTGGACCTCCGTGGCACCTCGGCACCGGTGCTGGTCCAGGTCCGTCGCTGGGCGGCTCGCACGCTGGACCGGGTCGGCGACGCTCACCTCGGCGACGTGCTGCTCGTCGTCACCGAGCTGGTCACCAACGCCTACGATCACGGCCGAGGCCCGTCGGAAATCCGGATGGCCTACACCCCGCAGCCCTGTCGGGTCCGGGTCGAGGTCGACGACGGCTGCTCGGCTCACCCCGTGGTGGCGAACCCGTCGCTGACCACGCCCGGTGGCCGGGGCATGCTGATGGTGGAGAAGCTCGCTGCCGCCTGGGGCGTCCGGGAACACCGCGAAACCGGCGGCAAAACGGTGTGGGCGGAGGTGGCCTGCGACGGAGCCGGCGCCGAGCCGGGCGGCTGA
- a CDS encoding transcriptional regulator, producing MSMAWSPVSNVYAATAGEPAEVHEQRRALLRECVARVVAPVGS from the coding sequence ATGTCCATGGCGTGGTCGCCGGTCAGCAACGTCTACGCCGCCACGGCCGGGGAACCCGCCGAGGTGCACGAACAGCGCAGGGCGCTGCTCCGGGAGTGCGTGGCCCGCGTCGTCGCGCCCGTCGGGTCCTGA
- a CDS encoding NAD(P)-dependent alcohol dehydrogenase: MAIRVDYCGVCHTDLHSLRAPRDAALVPGHEFTGVVTAAGPAVTRFAAGDPVAVGNIVDSCGKCSMCRRGQENFCAEFPTLTYGGTDRHDGSPTLGAFSREYVVRDEFAYRLPAGLDPAAAAPLLCAGITVWEPLRALGAGPGTRVAVAGLGGLGHLAVKLSVALGAETTVISRSPDKAADASRLGARDLLVSTDPRQPAAARDRFDIVIDTVAVAHDIGPHLRLVALDGTLSQVGHLGPITVEAMDLLVGRKKLTSAGSGGRAGTAAMLEFCARHDVTADVEVVPSAHVNDVLERLARNDVRYRFVLDLADLDHEDPPQKAV; the protein is encoded by the coding sequence ATCGCGATCCGCGTCGACTACTGCGGGGTCTGCCACACCGACTTGCACTCCCTGCGTGCTCCGCGGGACGCCGCGCTCGTGCCGGGCCATGAGTTCACCGGCGTCGTGACCGCCGCCGGTCCCGCCGTGACGCGGTTCGCCGCCGGGGATCCGGTCGCGGTCGGCAACATCGTCGACTCCTGCGGGAAGTGCTCGATGTGCCGCCGCGGCCAGGAGAACTTCTGCGCCGAGTTCCCGACACTCACCTACGGCGGAACCGACCGCCACGACGGCTCGCCCACGCTGGGCGCGTTCTCCCGCGAGTACGTCGTCCGGGACGAGTTCGCCTACCGGCTCCCCGCGGGCCTCGATCCCGCGGCGGCCGCGCCGTTGCTGTGCGCGGGGATCACCGTGTGGGAGCCGCTGCGCGCCCTCGGCGCCGGGCCCGGCACGCGGGTGGCGGTGGCCGGCCTGGGCGGTCTCGGGCACCTGGCGGTCAAGTTGTCGGTCGCTCTCGGCGCGGAGACGACGGTGATCAGCCGTTCACCCGACAAGGCGGCCGACGCGAGCCGGCTCGGGGCGCGGGACCTGCTGGTGTCGACCGACCCGCGGCAGCCGGCCGCGGCCCGCGACCGGTTCGACATCGTCATCGACACCGTCGCCGTCGCCCACGACATCGGCCCGCACCTGCGGCTGGTCGCCCTCGACGGCACCCTCAGCCAGGTCGGGCACCTCGGCCCGATCACGGTCGAGGCGATGGACCTGCTGGTGGGCCGCAAGAAGCTGACCTCCGCGGGCAGCGGCGGCCGGGCCGGGACTGCCGCCATGCTCGAGTTCTGCGCCCGCCACGACGTCACCGCCGACGTCGAAGTCGTGCCGTCGGCGCACGTGAACGACGTGCTGGAACGCTTGGCCCGCAATGACGTCCGCTACCGCTTCGTCCTCGACCTGGCCGACCTCGACCACGAAGACCCCCCTCAGAAGGCGGTGTAG
- a CDS encoding SDR family NAD(P)-dependent oxidoreductase, translating to MRLEKVTALVTGAGSGIGEAVSARFRREGAQLLLTSRRERLGTTRPGDVYIPGDLNDEAFVVELARRAAESAGTVNVVVLNHGLQVSGPLTEMAYDDAKDVLHSNLLSAFLVMKHFAPLMPPEGGSFVCVGSRLGIVGKPGEVLYSAAKGGLIMLAKGAAIEWAARNIRVNVVAPGLTATPVIEASFRRRPDPEAYRRLRESQIPLQRLAVPEEIADAVVFLASPESSYITGAVLPVDGGYTAF from the coding sequence ATGAGACTCGAGAAGGTCACCGCCCTGGTGACCGGCGCCGGCAGCGGCATCGGGGAGGCGGTGAGCGCGCGTTTCCGCCGTGAGGGCGCCCAGCTGCTGCTCACGAGCCGCCGGGAGCGGCTCGGCACCACCCGGCCCGGTGACGTGTACATCCCCGGGGACCTCAACGACGAGGCGTTCGTCGTGGAGCTGGCCCGCCGGGCCGCCGAGTCCGCCGGCACCGTGAACGTCGTCGTCCTCAACCACGGCCTGCAGGTCAGCGGCCCGCTCACCGAGATGGCCTACGACGACGCGAAGGACGTCCTCCACAGCAACCTGCTCAGCGCGTTCCTGGTGATGAAGCACTTCGCGCCGCTGATGCCACCCGAGGGCGGCTCGTTCGTCTGCGTCGGCTCCCGGCTCGGCATCGTCGGCAAGCCAGGGGAAGTCCTGTACTCCGCCGCCAAGGGCGGCCTGATCATGCTCGCCAAGGGGGCGGCGATCGAATGGGCGGCGCGCAACATCCGCGTCAACGTCGTCGCTCCCGGCCTGACCGCCACCCCCGTCATCGAAGCGTCGTTCCGGCGGAGGCCGGACCCCGAGGCCTACCGGCGGCTGCGCGAAAGCCAGATCCCGCTGCAACGCCTCGCCGTCCCCGAAGAGATCGCCGACGCGGTCGTCTTCCTCGCCTCGCCGGAGTCGTCCTACATCACCGGCGCGGTCCTCCCCGTCGACGGCGGCTACACCGCCTTCTGA